The genomic region ATATGCCTAGTTAATTGTTTTTTTACGGCAAACTGTttaagacaaatttcacatttatgaggcttttctccagtatgaACTCTCATATGCTCatttaaagttttctttatgGAAAACTGTTTAaggcaaatttcacatttataaggccTTTCTCCAGTATGAACTTTCATATGCTCTTTTACAGAATCTTTTCGTGCAAACtgcttaagacaaatttcacatttataaggcaTTTCTCCAGTATGAACTCTCATATGTTTCTTTAAAGTAATTCCTTGGGCAAACTGCTTAAGACACATTTTACATTTATGAGGCCTTTCTCCAgtatgaactctcacatgcacaTTTAAATCAGTTTTTCGATTAAATCGTTTAtaacaaatttcacattgatgCTGCTTTTCTCCAGAGTGAACTGTCATATGGTATCCCAAAAGTTGTTTTCTAGTAAATTGTTTAGGACATATTTCacatttaaaaggtttttgtCCGGTGTGAATACACATGTGGTAATTTAAACTCTCTtttctaaaaaattgtttatcacATATTTCACATTTGTATATTTTTCTTCCAGAATGAGTTTGTGCATTCATGTGTTTTTCTGTATTAGATGATTCCACAtatgttttaataattttcattttattgtCCTTGTGGGAAACACCTAAAATAAAAACCGAACTATTAGACTAAGAGCAGAgataggtaaaatttgctaattATTTTAGCCAATGTAACACTAGGGGTGACCAAACTGGCTCGCGAACCACATGCGGCTCTTTAAAGAATTATTTGTGGCTCTCGATTAATGTACCCTGTACTAAAAGCCACAGTTAGAATGCAGTGCAGAGTGCAGATAGCATAGGGCAATGTATTTCTTACAGGAGAACGGCCGACCACGTTGCCGGTTTGCCCAGAGCGGCGCATCAGGACCGGAGATTTCTCAGTCTATTGGCGATTCGGATTAAGATCGCAGCGCCATTGTGGTATCAAATTGAACCGAGCTAAGAGCCATAGTAATTGTTTacacagggtagcgagaaagtatggaaacacggtaatttctcggaaacctcTTGAACGATTGTTATACATTTTGGTAGGTAAGGGTATTCTAATacagccgatattatagtggtaattacattgttctcAAATCTTCGGTTTtactggaaatctaatgaactttcttattttaaatggaataccctatatattttttgcgttttgaactccttaagaaatactgattatttttcatgttatgttccctatacctaaatgccataacttaggagttattgctacatttacctattaaaaaaaattaacaaattatatAAACTTATTTGTTTGGACcggatagacattattttaggtgcTTTCGGTATGACGCGCAGCATGTTGTGTTTGAGTGCCCTGCATATCACGCGGGGcgtaccgagctgcagctgggGCTGGGATCCCCTCTAGGCGAGCCTCATGAGCTAGTCGATAAAGCTATCGACAgcaagagagacttcgacctgatcattgcttttgtcaccAAGACAATCAAGCACAAAGAGGAAAAAGAGAGGCGTCTGCAAGCGGGATGACCAATcgtcattatttatttttttattcatttttttaacgtgTTTGTGTCATGCAAGGCAGTCAGCGGGGGAGGACCCTTTACATCCAATCTACGCTGACTgcccttattttatattatttattatgttttatcgatctatttatttatttatcaattttatttatataatattttaccgTTTTTTTTCTAATCTTATTTAAATGTGGTGCATGTCTCAAGAGGCATTCAGTAGGGGACTTTTACCTTCTACTCAGGCTGAGTGCCTCTTGTGTTTCTCGTTCTGTttctgttttgatttatgttttccTTGTTCTACCCGTGTTCGTCCTGGGGCAGCTGGCGggggaggaccttttacatccaacCTACGCCTACTGCCTCCTTGTTTTAAGTCTGAGATTTTTAATGAATATGTGTATTGAATGAATGAATTGATGAAAGTAAGAATGTTTGGCGTTGCTCGTAATTACCAACTGGTTCTGTTTTGCTAGTTCCATCGTGAGGGGGGGCATTCTGGTCGCCCTGCCCGCGGGAGGGTTGCGCTGGACGGTCGCTTCACCGACCGGTCTGGCGTGAGGCTCTTGCGGGGAGGAGGCTAGGAGGCCGCCAAACTCATGGAATGCACGCGAAGAGTGCCGGAGGGGAGTTAAGAGTAAGGTCGGCGGGTCAGATATGCACGCTAAGTGCggttccagacccgtcggctggagaaagagggggtgagtttagtcggtaggcggcctcGGCCCGCGGTGAAGCGTGCCGgactgaatccgacacacctgggacatcTTCCCAGAgggtcttttgaagattctcacctcccaaaaaaaaaaaaaaaaaaaaaaaaaaaaaaaaaaaaaaaaaaaaggtgctTTGGGTCATTGgaaaaaaaatgtcttttgtaattttcctcaaaagttaatcgtttccgagttataaacaatttaaaactgaaaaaaatagaaaaatgacgattttctaggttcaaaaacacaagtaaaaaatattatttttgaaactatgaagtgcctaaattcaagttcaaaccgtATTTTATCAGAAgccgataagtgatttggtcttattttattctaaaacattattttttagttgttaatgcagtcCGATAGCCCGACCTATCATATGAgcttaattaacaattaaaaacaacaatgttttagaataaaatatgccaaaaCTTCTTATAGGgatctgatagaaaaaggtttgagtttaaatttaggtacttcgtaattttaaaaataatattttttacttgtgtttttgaacctagaaaatcgtcatttttcgattttttcagttttaaattgtttataactcggaaacgattaacttttgaggaaaataacaaaagactttttttgttcacaatgatccaaagaacctattaatatataatatataatgtatagggaacataacatgaaCAATAATccgtatttcttaaggacttcaaaacgcaaaaaatatacaggacgTTCCTTTTacaataagaaagttcattagattttcggaaaaacggaagatttgacaacaatgaaattaccactataatattggCGGCATTGGAacacccctacccaccaaaatttataaaaatctttcgagcggtttccgagaaatcaccgtgtttccatacttacTCGGTACCCTGCATATTGTATGTTGCATTAGTTTTATGTGTTTTTGAGTTCGTTTTGTTCGTTTatctgtgtttttttttaaatttaattatattttgtgtAACTATCGTTTATTCTGATTAATTTTTAGACAATTTTGTTAGTTATAAGTTTTATTTTAGTGAACTTTATCAGAAAAAAATATCTCAGGTTAGTGTACAACAAAGATtgtaattattattgtatgttcTATTTTTTAGTCATGAAGTACAGTAACAATTTACAGTTACATGTTACAGTAACATGTTACAGTTTAGTCATGAAGTAATATACAGCACATGCACTGTTATCCTTAATGGCAATTACGGTTCATTCTTAGTGtaaccaactagcccgaaaaatccgggacatagcccgaattacgaagtcgtgtcccggcgtcccggacaaggcttccgggccatccgaattttcaaagttttggtaacattttattttgatattttggatACATTCTcataagaattcacatcaaattggaTTGGCGGGACGAAAAAAAGtggacaatttctagagtgtaatactaataccacatccaaaacgcatgcattttatatcgtggtattatagttctacgaaaactaaaacggtggactttttttcattcctgtattttaattatcgtcatctgaaaaaaatggcccgattttcaatgaaaagtcccggatttcaggtattttttttcagccttgtcccggattcgactgaattggagttggtcacactattcaTTCTCTTTAATTCTTGACTAAACTGGAAAGGTGGCGCCACTAAATACTTTTCCAAATGCGCATGTCATCGCATCTACAGAAACTgcaacagcgttgccacatttagtagatttctacttttttggtagatttttgatattgtttaaaaaattctagtaaataggcaatattttttagtaaatttttggtgggtatatttcaacattttgttatgactgaaataaaatttgctttttatagtatttaccccatttctaaattagtTTTTAggcattttgttacaatttcccaatgtcattaccgaaaataagattcagggcGTAGATGATGAATtttacagagaaatgaaactggaaactggattctggtgtaacaaacttgcagatttcaagtagcagtgcaagCAGTATATCAGGTGTTAATGAAGAGTTATGGCATTCGAGCctattagaagctaacgatggaaaactaaaatatctaagcatatgtaactttgcaaaacaaaaaatgttgtgtttacgtgtttctaatgtaaaatgcgaaagaATTGTGTGAAGAATTTGATCCTgacatgcagatgttaaaatcagtggatgacaaaatattatatacaaatattaaatatgaaactgataaaaattaattatagtagGTTATTTTTTTCCCAGTTAAAATcgaaaaaagtttggtttttttacaaatattcatattatattaatttctagttagtcagctgttgtttttattataaaaagtcctgaattatatacaaatacgttaataaagttttatagtatattttagtttttgatttagtagattttagctaaactTACAgacagtagattttctaaataaaatgtggcaacgctgtgcagaaatgtcattttattttgtcttgTCAATGGCATCGTTGTTTGTTTACATACGTGTTTGGATTTATTTTActaaattgtttttttactttttacttatAGATTAGCTATATATAACAAAGACTTTTACTCTCTTACTTTAAAGTAAAATATTCAGTTTGTGTGCAAATTTTTGAATCaaactttaaaatggtgtttaaATGCTGTGTACCAAACAGGACTGAGAAGTAAGGAATATTCTTTTGCGTTAGTGATTTTGTGTTAATTTGGATTGAAGTGTTTATAAACTATGCAATGTTACAAAAAGATActggaaatattttaattttattatgagctcctattttttattgaaagtttttttaaataattttcatgtaTATATTCTAGTTTGTTTGCTGCTCTGCATCATAATtacgtttttaaaataattttggtaCTTTTCTGTAAATTGTgccgttaattttttaaataaatatttgaattttgtTTTTCTACCTTTCCTATTATATGAACTATGTTTactctttttctcatgatcatctttcagtgcgtcacagtttttcgatttctttctaacgcattaaattgtatatgacagaaaaaaaggcacgtcgagtattactttggtaattattctagttcggtgattattctagttgtcgatagatggcgccataataaaaaaagtatttttttttaattagataataatattacaaatataatctgtataatttataagactatacaaattaaagaaaataccattttataaatgcaagaaacacatttgatttggttttattccaaattgaaaataaaatgtgacaattgtcagatttaactaaaatgtcatgttagaataaatgtcataaatgtgtattatcacggacctaccctttttcctatcatttgttacgcactgaaaaatgatcatgaaaaggacaataattGCAGTAAAAGACTCCATAATGTAAtgcaaattacaaaaaataatcacTAATGTAAGAAACAATTGtcgattatttttataatttgcatTATGTTATAGAATCTTGTTTTACTACAATAATTAGCAACATAGCTTATTTGAACGTTTAAAATTCCCGCCATTACCCATTTAGTTCATGACTAAACCGGACAGAGGGCGCTGTATACATTGCAATTTTACGTATTAAAGAGTTGCCTATCTATCCTACTTATATATACCTTATCTATGATACAGCAACAATTAAAGGTGATTAAACAAAGTCTCTAATGACAAGCCTTCAAGGTGAAAGTAAATAAATAATGGATCTTAGCTAGGTTGCTGCAATAGCCACCAGAGGGCGTATTG from Diabrotica virgifera virgifera chromosome 3, PGI_DIABVI_V3a harbors:
- the LOC114332583 gene encoding zinc finger protein OZF, coding for MEVKTEVKEEFIECDKRLVVLLSTEIDLGELKYELGNNSEETSVSHKDNKMKIIKTYVESSNTEKHMNAQTHSGRKIYKCEICDKQFFRKESLNYHMCIHTGQKPFKCEICPKQFTRKQLLGYHMTVHSGEKQHQCEICYKRFNRKTDLNVHVRVHTGERPHKCKMCLKQFAQGITLKKHMRVHTGEMPYKCEICLKQFARKDSVKEHMKVHTGERPYKCEICLKQFSIKKTLNEHMRVHTGEKPHKCEICLKQFAVKKQLTRHIRVHTEEKPYKCEFCLKRFNTKGNLDVHIRVHTGEKPHKCEICLKQFATKGNLDVHIKIHIGEKPHKCEICLKKFCTKDYLYKHMKVHTRKSR